The following coding sequences are from one Treponema parvum window:
- a CDS encoding response regulator: MITAAIIEDDPMVCEINKRYLEKDGRMDVITTFNNGVEALNYLTSNEVSLILLDVYMPKLNGFEFLKTIRSKNICSDVILVTAANDFASMEKALQLGALDYLVKPFEYKRFTQALDKFFFKQKMHGKLHVPLSQKEADELFSNQENLNTEPFVKGIQSRTLKVIKDHFTKHKGKKFSGTELAKEIGLSRVTVHKYLNYLETQKFLNTEIDYETDGRPRLLYFTAENRNA, translated from the coding sequence ATGATCACAGCAGCTATTATTGAAGATGACCCTATGGTCTGCGAAATAAACAAACGCTATCTGGAAAAAGACGGAAGGATGGATGTAATTACTACATTCAACAACGGAGTTGAAGCCCTGAACTACCTTACGTCAAATGAAGTTTCCCTGATACTCCTTGATGTCTACATGCCAAAACTCAACGGCTTTGAATTCCTGAAGACGATCCGCAGCAAAAACATCTGTTCGGACGTCATCCTTGTAACCGCAGCGAACGATTTTGCCAGCATGGAAAAAGCATTGCAGCTAGGCGCCTTGGATTATCTTGTAAAACCTTTTGAATACAAGCGCTTTACTCAAGCCTTGGACAAATTCTTCTTCAAGCAGAAGATGCATGGAAAACTCCATGTTCCACTTTCCCAGAAAGAAGCCGACGAGCTGTTCAGCAACCAGGAAAATTTGAACACAGAGCCTTTTGTGAAAGGGATCCAAAGCCGTACACTTAAAGTGATAAAAGATCACTTTACTAAACACAAAGGCAAAAAGTTTTCCGGCACGGAACTTGCAAAAGAGATCGGACTTTCCCGAGTGACAGTCCATAAATATCTGAATTACCTTGAAACACAGAAATTCCTAAACACCGAAATAGACTATGAAACCGATGGCCGCCCGCGGCTTTTGTACTTTACGGCTGAAAACCGGAATGCATAG
- a CDS encoding sensor histidine kinase codes for MFVNFFKFCNLCKSQIHKLASPLKKRPIFFQIFFVNTAISIFAISFVSITILSTNLERTKQLLISNCENMATSLAENYIIYDALVSKMATTRLITYLDNIVKNSTTIDSITIIDTKRICIYHYDGMPVGTEIPILPLNNKKIQTQMIEIGTDNKGRPIKQLCAFVSIKTESGVIYGYAIVGIYMNTLRNLNRSYILRYFLIVLATLATTVSTSYFIISRIRKSLMGYEPESFANLLIRRNKVLDNLEEGLIAIDTNGNISVCTESACRLFNLPKGNYEGRNLKELKICTELLPVIESGKAEYNVPQTHETNSLITNFMPMKEGDHIIGAVAIIRDHTTFKNMAEELTGFRFIVEALRSNMHNFKNELHILLGMLQLKEYDLAMDYITHFNSLQTSQNTVIKNIQNKTIAALILGKTNEAKEQGIDLLLENTSTLPRHDPYLSTSQLTIILGNILENAIEATKSIEKGGQIKLFISSDVSCLRINVDDNGSGIPTEFQDKIFNRGFSTKKEKKENHGIGLYSVNKIIQDCKGMIQIDSAPGEGTSISIHINKKRGAIISPEYTEKDTDI; via the coding sequence GTGTTTGTAAATTTTTTTAAGTTTTGTAACTTATGTAAATCACAGATACATAAATTAGCTTCTCCACTAAAAAAACGTCCCATTTTCTTTCAGATATTCTTCGTCAACACCGCCATTTCAATTTTTGCAATCAGCTTCGTTTCCATTACAATTCTTTCGACAAATCTGGAAAGAACAAAACAGCTTCTCATTTCAAACTGTGAAAACATGGCTACAAGCCTTGCGGAAAACTACATAATATATGATGCGCTGGTTTCAAAAATGGCTACTACAAGACTTATCACATACCTTGACAACATCGTAAAAAACTCCACAACAATCGACAGCATCACTATAATCGACACAAAACGGATATGCATCTATCACTACGACGGAATGCCGGTCGGTACGGAAATTCCGATTCTTCCGCTGAACAACAAGAAAATCCAGACCCAGATGATAGAGATTGGGACCGACAACAAGGGACGGCCTATCAAGCAACTTTGCGCCTTTGTTTCAATCAAAACCGAAAGCGGAGTTATATACGGGTACGCAATCGTCGGAATTTATATGAACACATTGAGAAATCTGAATCGCTCGTATATACTGCGCTATTTTCTGATAGTTCTGGCGACTCTTGCCACAACAGTTTCAACCTCTTATTTTATCATTTCACGTATCAGGAAAAGCCTTATGGGGTACGAACCGGAATCTTTCGCAAACCTGCTTATCCGCCGCAACAAAGTTCTTGACAATCTTGAGGAAGGTCTGATTGCAATCGACACGAACGGAAACATCAGCGTATGCACAGAAAGCGCATGCAGACTTTTTAATCTTCCAAAAGGAAATTATGAAGGCAGAAACCTCAAAGAACTGAAAATCTGCACGGAGTTGCTGCCGGTCATTGAATCCGGTAAGGCGGAATACAACGTTCCGCAGACCCACGAAACGAATTCTTTGATCACAAATTTCATGCCTATGAAAGAAGGAGATCACATAATCGGTGCGGTTGCAATCATCAGAGATCACACGACATTCAAAAACATGGCCGAAGAGCTTACAGGATTCCGTTTCATAGTTGAAGCCTTGCGCTCAAATATGCACAACTTCAAGAATGAACTGCACATCCTGCTTGGAATGCTTCAGCTCAAGGAATACGACCTTGCAATGGATTACATAACACATTTCAATTCATTGCAGACATCCCAGAACACCGTAATAAAAAACATACAGAACAAGACGATTGCCGCTCTTATCCTGGGAAAAACGAATGAGGCGAAGGAACAGGGCATTGACCTCCTTCTGGAAAACACAAGCACATTGCCGCGGCACGATCCGTATCTAAGCACATCTCAACTTACAATCATACTTGGAAACATCCTTGAAAATGCGATTGAAGCCACAAAATCAATAGAAAAGGGCGGACAAATCAAACTTTTCATTTCCTCTGATGTTTCCTGTCTGCGCATAAATGTGGACGACAACGGATCCGGAATTCCAACGGAATTCCAGGATAAAATATTCAATCGGGGTTTTTCAACCAAAAAGGAAAAGAAGGAGAACCACGGAATCGGCCTTTATTCCGTAAATAAGATAATTCAGGACTGCAAGGGCATGATCCAGATTGACAGCGCTCCCGGCGAAGGCACTTCCATTTCCATTCATATAAACAAAAAACGAGGGGCAATAATTTCACCCGAATACACTGAAAAGGATACCGATATATGA
- a CDS encoding ABC transporter substrate-binding protein, giving the protein MKKFIVPAAMIAVCSMVFAAGQKETVSAGANANVSGKVVIYTSMYQDIIDAIDTELETLFPNCDVEFFYGGTGKLQAKIAAEKESGKLGCDILMVAEPAYALELKEAGLLHKYKTPEAANLAFAYDADGSWYPVRICTMVLAYNPEKYTKGKDIPVTFKEFATDPRLSGYISMSNPLTSGTAMASIVGLLGAYGEDYFKALNKQKVAVESGSVALTKLETGECKQIMILEESVLKKREEEGSKIECIYPEDGVLSCPSAIMTVEAKYSANNNIPACEVLTDWFLSKEGQKAIVKGWMHSVRKDVDYTPYDSLPNDKMFAKTIDIDWEKCYKERDTIRTMFEEKITIKK; this is encoded by the coding sequence ATGAAAAAGTTTATTGTTCCTGCGGCTATGATTGCCGTATGCTCAATGGTTTTTGCGGCCGGTCAAAAAGAAACCGTTTCGGCCGGAGCAAATGCTAATGTTAGCGGCAAGGTTGTTATCTACACTTCAATGTATCAGGACATTATCGATGCTATTGATACGGAACTTGAAACCCTTTTCCCAAACTGCGATGTGGAATTCTTCTATGGCGGAACAGGAAAACTTCAGGCAAAGATTGCTGCAGAAAAAGAAAGCGGAAAATTAGGATGCGACATCCTAATGGTTGCAGAACCTGCCTATGCACTTGAGTTGAAGGAAGCTGGGCTTCTCCACAAATACAAGACACCGGAAGCCGCAAATCTCGCATTTGCCTATGACGCTGACGGTTCATGGTATCCTGTACGTATCTGCACTATGGTATTAGCCTATAACCCTGAAAAATATACTAAAGGCAAGGATATTCCCGTAACATTTAAGGAATTTGCTACAGATCCAAGGCTTTCAGGATATATCTCCATGTCCAATCCGCTTACATCGGGAACGGCAATGGCTTCGATTGTCGGTCTTCTAGGCGCTTATGGCGAAGACTATTTCAAGGCTCTTAATAAGCAGAAAGTGGCTGTAGAATCAGGTTCCGTAGCTCTTACAAAACTTGAGACAGGTGAATGCAAACAGATCATGATTCTTGAGGAGTCTGTTCTAAAGAAACGTGAAGAAGAAGGTTCAAAGATCGAATGCATCTATCCTGAAGACGGTGTCCTGTCATGCCCGTCTGCGATCATGACAGTTGAAGCGAAATACAGTGCAAATAATAACATTCCCGCCTGTGAAGTTCTTACAGACTGGTTCCTTTCAAAAGAAGGACAGAAAGCTATCGTCAAAGGCTGGATGCACTCTGTCAGAAAAGACGTTGATTACACGCCGTATGATTCTCTTCCAAACGATAAGATGTTTGCCAAGACAATTGATATTGACTGGGAGAAGTGTTACAAGGAACGCGACACAATCCGCACAATGTTTGAAGAAAAAATCACAATCAAGAAGTAG
- a CDS encoding ABC transporter permease, which produces MNQQETLDQKFYFDFKCIIISVIVGFMLVFQVFPIFYLIVRSVYIDGSFSLSGFKNIYSYALNWTCLKTTLVTATLTMVFGVLLAFPLAWLVGRTNLYGKKLFRTIFVMTYMVPPYVGAMAWLRLLNPTVGTMNVVLMKIFHLPSCPFNIYTTGGVVWVLTTFYYPYAFITISRAMEKMDPSLEEASRISGASPLKTLLSVTIPLTLPSLIAASLLMFVASASAYGIPSIIGAPGQIYTVTTRIVDYVQIGNSEGLTHAICLAVFLMVVALIILYVSNFVVGKKEYITVSGKSTHPAIVDLGRWRIPITALVSLFAVVVVVIPFWTVIATSITQNMGKPFFAAKNITWKYWKIVLSRKAIITAFKNSVYMAILAATFGMVVSITMAWLLKRTTTKGRGIPDFLITVGSGTPSVVIALALIMTMTGKFGINIYNTVSIMVIAYMIKYMMMGMRTVVSAFTQISPSLEEAAQIAGAGWLRRLKDVVLPLISPSAVAGWFLIFMPCFYELTMSTLLYSKDTMTLGVQLFEYQTFTSQQTASALAVGILIIVIILNTVLNKMTKGKFSI; this is translated from the coding sequence ATGAATCAGCAAGAAACACTGGATCAGAAATTCTATTTTGATTTCAAGTGTATAATCATATCTGTAATTGTCGGATTCATGCTTGTTTTTCAAGTGTTCCCGATTTTTTATCTTATTGTCCGCTCCGTTTATATAGACGGCAGCTTTTCATTATCCGGTTTTAAGAACATCTATTCTTATGCGCTTAACTGGACTTGTTTAAAGACAACTCTTGTTACGGCAACGCTTACAATGGTTTTCGGCGTTTTGCTGGCTTTCCCTTTGGCATGGCTTGTCGGACGCACAAACCTTTATGGAAAGAAATTATTCAGGACGATATTTGTTATGACATATATGGTTCCGCCGTATGTTGGAGCTATGGCATGGCTCCGCCTTTTAAACCCTACGGTAGGAACGATGAACGTTGTTTTGATGAAAATATTCCATCTGCCTTCCTGTCCGTTTAACATATATACGACCGGCGGTGTGGTATGGGTACTTACAACCTTCTATTATCCCTATGCTTTCATCACTATTTCAAGAGCAATGGAGAAAATGGATCCTTCTTTGGAAGAGGCCTCGAGAATTTCAGGGGCGTCGCCACTGAAGACATTGCTTTCGGTTACAATTCCGTTAACTTTGCCCAGCCTCATTGCAGCGTCATTGCTCATGTTTGTGGCATCGGCTTCGGCCTATGGAATTCCTTCGATCATCGGCGCTCCGGGTCAGATCTATACCGTGACTACTCGAATCGTCGATTATGTTCAGATCGGCAACTCGGAAGGCCTTACGCATGCGATTTGTCTTGCGGTGTTTCTTATGGTCGTTGCTTTGATAATTCTATATGTTTCAAACTTTGTTGTCGGTAAGAAAGAGTATATTACTGTCTCAGGTAAGTCCACACATCCGGCTATTGTTGACCTTGGCCGTTGGAGAATCCCGATTACAGCCCTTGTGTCTTTGTTTGCCGTTGTTGTTGTGGTCATACCGTTCTGGACGGTGATTGCGACTTCAATCACGCAGAATATGGGAAAACCCTTCTTTGCCGCTAAGAACATAACATGGAAATATTGGAAGATTGTCCTTTCCAGAAAGGCGATCATAACGGCATTCAAGAACAGTGTCTACATGGCAATTCTGGCAGCGACCTTCGGGATGGTGGTCAGCATCACAATGGCATGGCTTTTAAAGCGTACGACGACAAAAGGCCGTGGAATTCCCGACTTCCTTATCACCGTGGGATCCGGAACACCGAGTGTTGTAATCGCATTGGCTTTGATCATGACGATGACCGGAAAGTTTGGAATAAACATATATAACACGGTTAGCATCATGGTTATTGCTTACATGATCAAATACATGATGATGGGTATGCGGACAGTAGTTTCCGCTTTTACTCAGATCAGCCCTTCGCTGGAAGAAGCGGCTCAGATTGCGGGAGCCGGATGGCTTCGCCGTCTGAAGGATGTTGTCCTTCCGCTTATAAGCCCGTCTGCCGTTGCAGGCTGGTTCCTGATTTTCATGCCATGTTTCTATGAACTTACCATGTCTACCTTGTTGTATTCAAAAGATACTATGACTTTAGGCGTGCAGTTGTTCGAATATCAGACATTTACAAGCCAGCAGACGGCTTCGGCCCTGGCGGTAGGGATTTTGATCATCGTCATCATATTGAACACGGTTTTGAATAAAATGACAAAGGGTAAGTTCTCAATCTAA
- a CDS encoding ABC transporter ATP-binding protein yields MSTVTIKDVVKAFGSEVVIKKFNAEIKDGEFITLLGPSGCGKTTLLRMIAGFHKQTSGAILIDGNVVSDDKVFLPPERRGIGMVFQTYAVWPHMNVFDNVAYPLKILKMSREQIRKDVESILEVVHLGQYKDRMPSQLSGGQQQRVALGRALVAKPKLLLLDEPLSNLDAKLRESMRFEIKEIQKRLGITVVYVTHDQVEAMTMSDRVFLMNNGVVQQVGSPLEIYCHPVNQFVANFVGKANFLKGTVKDGRLFLKGTEQSIAYGGDKTGDVVLTLRPENVKIVSDGGDLTGTLKTIYYLGNENDCQIDIGGGISVRVISDPHAFDNIGIDQKVNLKLMDSLVYADDGTNDSYNKILT; encoded by the coding sequence ATGTCTACAGTAACTATAAAAGACGTTGTAAAAGCGTTCGGTTCGGAAGTGGTAATAAAAAAATTCAATGCGGAGATAAAAGACGGGGAGTTCATAACTCTTCTTGGTCCTTCAGGATGCGGGAAAACCACTCTCCTTAGGATGATTGCAGGTTTTCACAAGCAGACAAGCGGCGCCATCTTGATTGACGGAAATGTCGTTTCAGACGACAAGGTATTTCTTCCGCCTGAAAGACGTGGAATTGGAATGGTCTTTCAGACCTATGCGGTCTGGCCGCATATGAATGTGTTCGACAATGTTGCTTATCCGTTGAAGATACTGAAGATGAGCAGAGAGCAGATAAGGAAGGATGTTGAAAGCATACTTGAAGTTGTTCATCTGGGGCAGTATAAAGACCGTATGCCGTCTCAGCTTTCAGGCGGACAGCAGCAGCGTGTGGCTCTCGGCCGTGCATTGGTTGCAAAGCCGAAACTTCTGCTGCTCGATGAGCCGCTTTCGAACCTTGACGCAAAACTGCGTGAAAGCATGCGTTTTGAAATAAAAGAAATTCAGAAAAGACTTGGAATTACGGTTGTATATGTAACCCACGATCAGGTTGAAGCAATGACAATGTCCGACCGTGTGTTTCTTATGAACAATGGCGTGGTTCAACAGGTCGGCTCTCCTCTTGAAATTTATTGTCATCCGGTAAACCAGTTTGTTGCAAACTTTGTCGGCAAGGCAAACTTCCTAAAAGGCACGGTAAAAGACGGCCGCCTGTTTCTGAAAGGTACGGAACAGAGTATTGCCTATGGCGGCGATAAGACCGGCGATGTGGTCCTTACACTTCGACCTGAAAATGTGAAAATCGTTTCTGACGGCGGCGATTTGACCGGAACTCTCAAGACAATCTATTACCTTGGAAATGAAAATGATTGCCAGATTGATATTGGCGGCGGAATTTCGGTTCGTGTCATTTCCGATCCCCATGCATTTGACAATATCGGCATCGATCAAAAAGTTAACCTCAAATTGATGGACAGCCTTGTCTATGCCGATGACGGTACGAATGATTCATATAATAAAATTTTGACTTGA
- the rhaD gene encoding rhamnulose-1-phosphate aldolase, giving the protein MESILDIEVIQGYIRMCNDGWLLGWHERNGGNLTYRMKGEEVEACRKFFKKAPGDWVLMDVRAENLKNEYFISTGSGKFFRNVVLAPQDNICIVEINGSGDGYRIVWGLEKGGRPTSEFSSHFLNHSVKKEITNGEYRVIYHAHPANLIAMTYVLPLTAKAFSRALWQSATECPVVFPGGVGVVEWMVPGGADIARATSSLMREFDAAVWAHHGLFCAGPDFDITFGLMHTIEKSAEIYVKVLSTGKKVLQTITDKDLRAVARDFKVNLNEKFLDK; this is encoded by the coding sequence ATGGAATCCATTTTAGATATTGAAGTTATACAAGGGTATATAAGGATGTGTAACGACGGCTGGCTTTTAGGCTGGCACGAAAGAAACGGCGGAAATTTGACATACAGGATGAAAGGCGAAGAAGTAGAAGCCTGTCGCAAGTTTTTTAAAAAGGCCCCCGGCGATTGGGTTTTAATGGACGTTCGGGCCGAAAATCTTAAAAACGAATATTTTATAAGCACAGGAAGCGGTAAATTTTTTAGAAACGTCGTTTTAGCGCCTCAAGATAATATATGTATTGTTGAAATAAACGGCAGCGGCGACGGTTATCGTATCGTTTGGGGGCTTGAAAAAGGCGGGCGCCCTACGAGCGAATTTTCGTCTCATTTTTTAAATCACAGCGTAAAGAAGGAAATAACGAACGGAGAATACCGCGTCATCTATCACGCTCATCCTGCAAATTTAATTGCAATGACTTACGTTCTGCCCTTGACGGCTAAGGCGTTCAGTCGTGCGCTGTGGCAAAGCGCCACCGAATGTCCCGTCGTGTTTCCGGGAGGGGTGGGAGTCGTGGAATGGATGGTTCCCGGCGGAGCGGACATTGCGCGGGCGACAAGTTCCCTTATGAGAGAATTTGACGCGGCCGTGTGGGCTCATCACGGGCTTTTTTGTGCGGGGCCCGACTTTGACATAACGTTCGGTCTCATGCATACGATAGAAAAGTCCGCTGAAATATACGTAAAAGTCCTTTCGACGGGCAAAAAGGTTTTGCAGACAATCACCGACAAAGACCTTCGTGCCGTAGCCCGCGATTTTAAGGTAAATTTAAACGAAAAATTTTTGGATAAGTGA
- a CDS encoding L-rhamnose isomerase yields MDFKSAKSEYSDFGVDVDKVLSELEKIAISVHCWQGDDVGGFERPGAVLSGGGIQTTGNYPGKARNIDELRSDFEKILTLDGGAHRINLHASYGDFSGGFVDRDKIEEKHFYSWIDWAKEKKIGIDFNGTFFSHPMAESGFTLSSKDKTVREFWIEHEKRCRRIAAYIGKNMGTPCILDTWIPDGAKNITADKIGYRAVLKDSLDKIFKEKYDKRLMRDALETKLFGIGSESFVVGSHEFYMNYAARNSLMLCIDMGHFNIGEDVSDKLSSILLFDDEVLMHISRPLHWDSDHVVLFNDAVKSVAEELVRSGKLTNVHIGLDFFDASINRIGAWAVGTRSTRKALLFAMLEPLDTLIELEQAGREFEKMALLERQATLPFGSVWKEYCRRTGVPDDDEMVKIVCDYEKKVLSGRK; encoded by the coding sequence ATGGATTTTAAAAGTGCGAAAAGCGAATATTCGGATTTCGGCGTAGATGTAGATAAAGTTCTTTCCGAACTGGAAAAGATTGCAATATCCGTACATTGCTGGCAGGGCGACGATGTGGGCGGTTTCGAGCGTCCCGGCGCCGTTTTAAGCGGCGGCGGGATTCAGACGACGGGCAATTATCCCGGCAAGGCAAGAAACATTGACGAGTTGAGAAGCGATTTTGAAAAGATTCTTACGCTCGACGGAGGTGCGCACCGCATAAATCTTCATGCAAGTTACGGAGACTTCAGCGGCGGCTTTGTAGATCGCGATAAAATCGAAGAAAAACATTTTTATTCCTGGATAGACTGGGCCAAAGAGAAAAAAATAGGAATAGATTTTAACGGAACGTTTTTCAGTCATCCCATGGCGGAAAGCGGTTTTACCCTTTCGAGCAAGGACAAGACCGTTCGTGAATTTTGGATAGAGCATGAAAAACGATGCCGCAGGATTGCGGCATATATCGGCAAAAATATGGGAACGCCGTGCATCCTTGATACGTGGATTCCTGACGGTGCAAAAAACATTACGGCCGACAAAATCGGTTACCGTGCTGTCTTAAAAGATTCCCTCGATAAAATTTTTAAAGAAAAATACGATAAGCGTCTCATGCGCGACGCGCTTGAAACAAAGCTTTTCGGTATAGGTTCCGAATCGTTTGTAGTCGGTTCTCACGAATTCTACATGAATTATGCGGCAAGAAATTCCCTTATGCTTTGCATAGACATGGGACATTTCAATATAGGAGAAGACGTTTCGGATAAACTTTCTTCGATTCTTCTTTTTGACGATGAAGTTCTCATGCACATAAGCCGGCCGCTGCATTGGGACAGCGATCACGTCGTTTTGTTTAACGACGCCGTAAAATCGGTGGCGGAAGAGCTTGTAAGAAGCGGAAAACTTACGAATGTTCACATAGGTCTTGATTTTTTTGATGCTTCCATAAACCGCATAGGAGCGTGGGCGGTAGGCACGCGTTCAACTCGCAAAGCTCTGCTTTTCGCTATGCTTGAACCGCTGGACACTCTTATAGAACTTGAACAAGCCGGGAGAGAGTTTGAAAAAATGGCTCTGCTGGAGCGGCAAGCGACGCTTCCTTTCGGTTCCGTCTGGAAAGAATACTGCCGCAGAACAGGCGTCCCTGACGACGATGAAATGGTAAAAATTGTATGTGATTATGAAAAGAAGGTTCTGTCCGGTCGGAAATGA
- a CDS encoding pyridoxal phosphate-dependent aminotransferase, whose amino-acid sequence MELSETAKALLTGNSAIRKSFEEGAEMAKKIGAENVFDFSLGNPCARAPSKVKESIIRLVNECDGQYLHGYMKNAGYDEVREAVAESLNRRYGMRYDAKNIVMTSGAAGGLNCIFRAFLNPGEEVVCFAPFFGEYKNYASSAGGRLVAVPPDTNTFQPNLDLLDSYISEKTKIILLNNPNNPTGVIYSSEIFKKLQGKINEAQKRIGHEICVVSDEPYRELAYDGNTVPYVPLYIKNCIVVYSFSKSLSLPGERIGYIAVPPETPLEVISALIAVMRVGYVNAPSLFQLVVKDCLEEKADLEFYDVNRRCLYEGLTRLGFTCLKPQGAFYLFLKSPVSDEADFVAEGKKHNILMIPGSAFGCSGYVRLAYCIPQDKIKRSLDAFAELAKKYF is encoded by the coding sequence ATGGAATTATCTGAAACAGCAAAGGCCTTATTGACGGGAAATTCCGCTATAAGAAAATCTTTTGAAGAAGGCGCCGAAATGGCAAAAAAGATCGGAGCTGAAAACGTTTTTGATTTCAGTCTCGGAAACCCTTGCGCACGAGCGCCTTCTAAGGTCAAAGAAAGCATTATCCGCCTTGTAAACGAATGCGACGGTCAATATCTTCACGGATACATGAAAAACGCAGGCTACGACGAAGTGAGAGAAGCCGTAGCGGAATCTTTGAACCGTCGTTACGGTATGAGATACGATGCAAAAAATATAGTCATGACGTCCGGAGCCGCAGGCGGACTTAACTGCATTTTTCGTGCGTTTTTAAATCCCGGCGAAGAAGTTGTGTGCTTTGCGCCTTTTTTCGGCGAGTATAAAAATTATGCCTCGAGCGCAGGCGGAAGGCTTGTAGCCGTTCCTCCTGACACAAACACGTTTCAGCCTAATCTTGACCTGCTTGATTCTTACATAAGCGAAAAAACAAAGATCATACTTTTGAACAATCCGAATAATCCAACAGGAGTGATCTATTCGTCTGAAATTTTTAAAAAACTTCAAGGAAAAATCAATGAAGCGCAAAAGAGGATCGGACACGAAATATGTGTAGTCTCCGACGAACCTTACAGAGAGCTTGCCTATGACGGAAATACCGTTCCGTACGTTCCGCTTTACATAAAAAACTGTATAGTAGTATATTCGTTCAGTAAATCCTTGTCCCTGCCCGGGGAAAGAATAGGTTACATCGCCGTTCCGCCTGAAACGCCTTTGGAAGTTATTTCGGCGCTTATCGCCGTTATGCGGGTAGGGTATGTAAACGCGCCTTCGCTGTTTCAGCTTGTGGTCAAAGACTGTCTTGAAGAAAAGGCAGATCTGGAATTTTACGACGTTAACAGAAGATGTCTTTACGAAGGACTCACCCGGTTGGGATTTACCTGCCTTAAACCGCAGGGAGCGTTTTATCTGTTTTTAAAATCTCCGGTTTCGGACGAGGCCGATTTTGTTGCGGAAGGCAAAAAACACAACATATTGATGATCCCGGGTTCCGCCTTCGGCTGCTCAGGTTATGTACGCCTTGCCTACTGTATTCCACAGGATAAGATAAAAAGATCGTTGGACGCATTTGCAGAATTGGCCAAAAAGTACTTTTAG
- the pncB gene encoding nicotinate phosphoribosyltransferase — MEQIITSLLDTDLYKFSMGQFAMRRYGDANVEWKFVCRTKDVHFTAPMIREIKRQLELYCKLNFTVEEINYLSSIKWLDKGYISFLSVWHPMMEHFIISDDADCGLNIRTVGPWFLTIYYETPVLSIVNEVYYSFKYKNEYDKIAQSAIERTKQKIADLGSKKYVIGSFSEFGTRRRLNFHIQLEVIRMFKQADQEGRLGSSQFNGTSNVMIAMRENIRPIGTMAHEVFMVTGQGYPERNPAYSNKFVMDEWHDLYGIQLGIALTDCITTDCFLLDFDIKNAMLFAGVRNDSGDPFEWARKMIAHYKKLGIDPKTKTLLFSDNLDFDMADKIYREFGDQARVSFGIGTFLVNDTYVPPLNIVMKTVQANGIPVVKISDSPGKGIGEDKAYEDYLQRAIDWRISNR, encoded by the coding sequence ATGGAACAGATAATAACAAGTCTTTTGGATACCGATTTGTATAAGTTCAGCATGGGGCAGTTTGCCATGCGCAGATACGGCGACGCAAACGTGGAATGGAAATTCGTGTGCCGGACTAAAGACGTTCATTTTACCGCGCCGATGATCCGTGAAATAAAGCGCCAGCTGGAATTATACTGTAAATTGAATTTTACGGTGGAAGAAATAAATTATCTTTCGTCAATAAAATGGCTTGACAAGGGATATATTTCGTTTTTATCCGTATGGCATCCGATGATGGAACATTTTATTATTTCCGACGACGCCGACTGCGGTTTGAATATCAGAACGGTAGGGCCGTGGTTTTTAACCATATATTACGAAACTCCGGTTCTTTCCATCGTAAACGAAGTTTATTACAGTTTTAAATATAAAAACGAATACGATAAAATAGCGCAGTCAGCCATCGAACGCACAAAGCAAAAAATCGCCGATCTCGGCAGCAAAAAATATGTCATAGGTTCTTTTTCCGAATTCGGAACGCGCCGCCGTCTTAATTTCCATATTCAGCTTGAAGTGATACGCATGTTCAAGCAGGCGGATCAAGAAGGGCGTTTGGGCTCTTCTCAGTTCAACGGAACTTCAAACGTTATGATCGCGATGCGTGAAAACATAAGACCCATAGGTACTATGGCTCATGAAGTTTTTATGGTGACGGGGCAGGGGTATCCTGAACGCAATCCCGCTTATTCTAATAAATTTGTTATGGACGAATGGCACGACTTGTACGGCATACAGCTGGGCATCGCTCTTACGGATTGCATAACTACCGACTGTTTTTTGCTCGATTTTGACATTAAAAACGCAATGCTTTTTGCCGGCGTAAGAAACGATTCCGGCGATCCTTTTGAATGGGCGCGTAAAATGATAGCGCATTATAAAAAACTCGGCATTGATCCCAAAACCAAAACCCTGCTTTTCAGCGACAATCTTGACTTTGACATGGCCGATAAAATTTATAGAGAATTCGGCGATCAGGCGCGGGTTTCTTTCGGTATAGGAACGTTTCTTGTAAACGACACCTATGTTCCTCCTTTGAACATTGTGATGAAAACGGTTCAAGCGAACGGAATTCCCGTTGTAAAAATTTCGGATTCGCCCGGAAAGGGCATAGGTGAAGATAAGGCTTATGAAGATTATTTGCAGCGCGCTATAGATTGGCGCATAAGCAACCGATAA